The genomic window CCAGCCGCCAGACCATCGGCCGTGTCCATCAACCCATCAAGGTGAAGACCACCCGACAGCCAGGCACCCAGCCCGATGACCAAAAGTGTCACTGCCGAGGTCGGCCAATCGGCACGGATCAAGACAAGCCAAAGGAAAGACTGCAGTCCTCCCAGCACCAATCCGATCCAAGGAGCAAAGCGAGCAATCCGTTCAAAACGTGGCTTCAGCCCTGGCCAAGCAGGCAATACGGAGTAGAAGATCCATGCCCCAGCCAAATCCCGGAGCCAAAGGGGAGCGCGCAAGATCTCCAACCTCCAGCCAAAGGCAAAGCCCAACGTAGGGTCATGATCGGCCTGGTGCCCTGTGGCGCTGAAGTATCGCCGTAGCACTAGCCGTGTTTGATTTTCAGATCAACGCCCACTGTTCACACACACGTGCTCGCGTTGGCTGCTTCCGCACTCCTCATGGTTCTGTCAACACACCTCGTTTCATGCCTGTGGGCACGTTGGCAACGGTGAAAGGCATCACAGCCACTCAACTGGCCGACACCGGAGCTCAGATGGTGTTAGCCAACACCTATCACCTCCATCTTCAGCCAGGCGAGGGGATCGTGGCCGATGCCGGTGGCCTGCATCGCTTCATGGGCTGGGACCGCCCACTGCTTACCGACTCAGGTGGCTTTCAGATTTTCAGCCTGGCAGACCTGAATCGTATTGATGATCACGGGGTCGTTTTTCGCAACCCTCGTAATGGCAGCCAGATTGAACTCACGCCAGAACGAGCCATCGAAATTCAAATGGCCCTTGGTGCTGATGTCGCTATGGCCTTCGACCAATGCCCCCCATACCCAGCCAGCGAAAGCGATGTAGAGACTGCCTGTAAGCGCACCCATGCATGGCTGGAACGCTGCTCGAACACCCATCAACACGCAAATCAAGCCCTATTCGGCATTGTTCAGGGAGGGTGTTTTCCCCACCTCAGAGAGCAAAGTGCTCAAATCGTGGCCAGCTTTGGTTTGCCTGGCATCGCCATCGGTGGCGTCAGCGTGGGTGAACCGGTTGAAGACATTCATCGCATCGTACGCCAGGTTTCTCCTCTGCTTCCCCAGGATCGCCCCCGCTATCTGATGGGGATTGGCACCCTGCGAGAAATAGCGATTGCAGTTGCCAGCGGTATCGATCTATTCGACTGTGTGCTGCCTACCCGCCTGGGAAGACATGGCACAGCACTTGTCGCTGGCGAGCGCTGGAATTTACGCAATGCCCGCTTTCGTGAAGATCACACACCCCTAGATCAAAGCTGTACCTGTACAGCCTGCCGCCATCACAGCCGGGCTTATCTGCATCACTTGATTCGCAACGAGGAGCTC from Prochlorococcus marinus str. MIT 9313 includes these protein-coding regions:
- the tgt gene encoding tRNA guanosine(34) transglycosylase Tgt, which produces MFDFQINAHCSHTRARVGCFRTPHGSVNTPRFMPVGTLATVKGITATQLADTGAQMVLANTYHLHLQPGEGIVADAGGLHRFMGWDRPLLTDSGGFQIFSLADLNRIDDHGVVFRNPRNGSQIELTPERAIEIQMALGADVAMAFDQCPPYPASESDVETACKRTHAWLERCSNTHQHANQALFGIVQGGCFPHLREQSAQIVASFGLPGIAIGGVSVGEPVEDIHRIVRQVSPLLPQDRPRYLMGIGTLREIAIAVASGIDLFDCVLPTRLGRHGTALVAGERWNLRNARFREDHTPLDQSCTCTACRHHSRAYLHHLIRNEELLGLTLLSLHNLTQLIRFTSAISQAIQDDCFSEDFAPWQPDSAAHHTW